The Manduca sexta isolate Smith_Timp_Sample1 chromosome 3, JHU_Msex_v1.0, whole genome shotgun sequence DNA window CTACGCGGCCTGCCCAATTCTTATCATTCGGCCAATAACAGACGGCCTAATAAAGACCGCAGGAAGCTGCTTGAGGCTGAAGGCTTCCTTTAGATCGTGTGAAAATCTATGGCAATATTTCATCAAGTAAACATTCTGTAGCTAATAATGCTGATGACTAATCTGCCAATACTATTTCCCTTCTGGTAAAACGCAATATGGCATGCTGTTCTCCAGGTTAAAGGCagtggtattttatatatattttgcttcAGTATTTAAGGAATCATGAATACTTACTCGGCACATTTCCATATCCTGGTGGGAATTTCCCATGGACCCTGATCGGCATGCAGCGATGGCGAACCTCGTCCAGCCTCCAATTCGGTGGACACTCGCAGCGGTATCCTCCTTCTGTGTTCACGCATATCTCCACTGAAGCGCAGTTGGCTTGTCCGTTTGTGCATTCGTTTATATCTGCAATTTAAAGTCCTTGAACGAATATGTACAGAAAATAAGCAGTTGAACTGGTGCAGGAATGATAAACCAATATTGATTGAaatgccattatttataaatatagtaatggTACCATCCAGGACCAGCCTAAGCTATTCGGACACCCATTCACTACCGTTCTTTTAAGTTCCAACTATATCTTGTTtggcatacatttttaattataattattaatgtatccGAATTATTTTATCACGCAACGCAACTGGTTTCTCATCCGTGGTACAGGTTATAttgtgaagaaataaaaattactaacaCTCGTGTTAGTATAAGCTTTTAATTTGTTTGGACACTTTTGTCGTTGCCTGAAAATATTGCAAGCTCTTTGAAGACAAAGATTTTACCTTCACATCTGCCGGTCTGTGAGTTAAGATGGAATCCAGCATCACAGAGGTTTATAGGACGGAAAGGTCGCGACGGTGGCCGATAATCCGGATAGCCCCAGAAGAAGTTCTTACctgcaattataatttaaaataatattaatcttcTCAAAATTAATGCGCAAGATTTGAAGATGAAAGATCCATGTAATATCTCaacatgtattatttattctttggtcATGTTGAAGTTATTTCAGTCGCCCTCTGTgctctgtatatttttttatggtcaGTTTCTTCATTGACAGTAACTCACACAGTAACTGCtacttttatcaatattatgacttatggcttttactttaggaACGTTTATGGGTTTTACTTAAGACGTTACTTTTACAATTCACAAAGAGACTAGATGCCAGTCTCAGATAAAGAACTTCCATGTTCTTCGTAACTAGAATCTTTCCAAAATAATGCGTCTGCGCGGCATTCAAATCGATCCTAGGAACTTACTCTTCTCCGTAGTAGTAGGTGGTGGAAGGGTACTTGTTGTGGTAGAAGTGGTGCTGGTAGAAGACGTGGTGACGATGTCACAGGCGCCGGTCGTCAAGTCTCTGCGGAAACCAGGTGCGCAGTCGCACACATACCCGCCCATAGTGTTGCGACAAGATTCAGTAAGACCTGAACAACTGTGTGTGTTCGATGCACATTCATCGATGTCTAGAACAAAGAAAGAGttggaaaatatataatcatgCTGTTCACAGAACGATTTGAAGCATGAAGTAGGTCTGTACCTCACGAGGCTGCAGTTATGTAATAGGCAGGGCTAAAGTGTCATGACTACGGTTTTGAGTTTCGTAAGTGAAATTGCCGAAGCTTTAAGAGATCCATGCTCTATATTCCTAATTCATTTTATCCTTGGGTCATACATCAAGTTgttcatatatattttgaatgctAAGGTAATAAATCTACTTACCAAAACAAGCATCATTATCTTTTTCAAAACCAGGTGGACATTCAATTGCTGGCCTGGTGTCTATCTTCGTCCATTTATCTATGGGTACATTGTTGGTATCAATCACTACAGAACCATCTTCCTTCTTCACCCCTGGAACTACAGCTTCCTCCTTTCCTGGATTCAGCAACACTGTATGGGGGTACTGCGGGCTGGTCCCTTCAGGCGTTCTGTACGTCGTCTCAGGACTTTCTGGTAACGGTATTGGGTCTATCGTATTGGAAATTTCAGGCTCTTTGGGCGCTGGTTTACCATAATCAAACCTCGGTGGAACCTTGGTTGGAGGAGTCTCTGGAATCGGAATGGGTGATTCTGATCTTTCTTCTGGTTTTGGTTGAGCAAAAGGAGTTACTGGATCTTCTGGCGCGTAATCATATTTGGGTCCTTCGATATCCTCTCGTTCTGAGGTGGATTCAGGAATTGGATGGAACTCGGGCTGTTTTGGATCTACGTATGGGATTTCCGGTTGAATTTCGTTTTCTTTTGGTGCAGGCGTTTCGGGTTCGCGTTTTTCGGTAGTCTCGGTTTCCGGTTGGTATGTGGTAGGCCTTTCTGATGGTTTTGTATCGACGTACGTAATATctgttttttctttatcaaaGTCTACGGGAACTACATTATTTATCCTGTCATCGGGTGTAGGCGCAGGGGTTAGCTCGGTGGATACTTCTGTAGTAGTTTTTTGTGTAGTGGGTGGTTCGGTTGGTTTTGTAGTCGTGGTCGTGGTAGTTGTGGTAGGCATCGGTGTAGGTTGTGGCGGTTTCATATCTATCCCAGTTTGATTCCCGCTTATTTCTTCCCTGTAAAAACAAAGTTGAAAAGTgttacacacacatcatcacgcatttatccccgaagggtgccgcagaggtgcaactagggcacccacttttcgccgagtgtattccgtcccaggatgtgatagggggcgacccTATCAccataacgggcacaaattccagtatccgggctgatattgagcagaaaaacccaaatatcactttgcccgtattcgaacccaggacctcagagcgctaccgtaccgcacatgcagtacaaatacgccaccgaggcagtcaaaaaagTGGAAAGTGTTATAAATTTTGTGCTGAATCACATACAAAACATTTGATTTGATGCATATTTGTTCAGTTGTAATTAACGCCAGCTTTACTTACTCAGAATCATAATATTCGTATTCATATTCCGGGAGGGGTGTGGTAGTAGGTCGACGGCGTACGCATCGGAACGATCCTGGGATATTGAAGCACTGGTACTCCGGGCCAGCTCGGAGACAGTTGTGCGTGCCCAGGGCACACTCGTCAATGTCTGAAAATTAGTATGGTTAGACCCCAAGACACATTAGTCCCATGTTCAAACTTGGGTCAAAATCATAGTAATCCATTACTTTGGTAATTACTTCTTTTTACACTGTAGGTCTTACCTACATTCCTAGAACTTAAACAATATCGTCATCCTCGGATAGTAATCTAGGTTAATAAATTCTAGATAATATTCCATGGCTAGTAAATCTGTACGATTAATTAGAACTATTACTACGAAAATGTATTCATCATATTACCTTCACATTTACCGGTCGAGTGGTGCAAAATATATCCAGTGCCGCAAGAGGTAATTCTGATGCAGAGGTAAGAGCCAACTGTGTTGTCGCAGCGCTGGGAGCCGATTAAACAGTCGTTCTGACCAGTAGCACACTCGTTTATATCTGAATTATCGAAAAGGTTCTATAGAAAAGATACACAAATAGGTAAAACAGGAGAGGAAGGAGTAATAGAGAAAGTGAGTAGGAGGTAAAGTAGAAAGGAGTTAAAAAGAAAAGGATGTCAATGCAAAAGCAGATggaagataataatatgaattatgaacCTTTGGATATGCTGTAGTTTTTACTATGTaagacataaataatttaactaatcgAAAGGTTCGTTATCTCTCAAAGATTCTTTCCAGCATATACGCGGACGGGGCCACAAgtaaaaactagtttataataatagtatatatgtCTCTTACCAACACATCGATTGGTGGTGATGTCCAACTCGTAACCGTACTTGCAGTGGCAGTCATAACTACCATTGGTGTTCAAACAGCTTTGATGCAAGTCGCAGAGATGGGTGTTTTCCTTGCACTCGTCAATATCTAAGGACAAATTGAAGAATGAAAATTTAAGACTTATTTTACCTCCACGGATTGTTTTTGGAAATGAACTGATCAGAATTTTTGATCGCAACACTCTCACGACCGTTTTCGAAATATAATcctaatcttaatcttcgatctgACCCCGAGAATATATCAATTAAAACAAGTTAATTGTAGGCATGTTCAAAAAACTGTTCTAAATGGTCAATTTTCGTGTTggattggaaaaaatattttcaatcgtttattgaaacaaCTGTTACTTAGTTTATTTTCAAGATCGATTAAAGACTATCGTGATAAACAAATTTCGGTTGGAAGTGTAATGTAATTAGCCAggaataaataaagttagtgacataataacaataaataatcatatcagccctgtattatatactgtcccactgttgcgtacaggcctcctctactactgagagggattaggcctcagtccaccacgctggcctagtgcgggtttgGTAGactcacacaccctcgaaattcctatagagaactcctcagatatgcaggtttcctcacgatgttttccttcaccgttaaagcaagcgataattcacgaagaaaaCAGGTTAGTGACATACCCTCACAAAATCCATTCTGTATTCGCATTCCATCTGGACATTCAGGTTTTGATGTCGTTCTGAAACAAAGGCGGTTTATATTACAAGAGGAGTGGTGGCGCCTCACAATCAACATCACAacaacattatataattataaatgatgaATATAGCTCTGTGTCGTCGGAGTCGAATCATGGaacgggcaaaatgatattaagttttcctgtataatatcagcccgtaGTCTAGTATTTGTGTCACATAGGGAAGTCAGTGAACCAGTTGCTctactgcctacccctttggagattaAAAGGAACATAGATTTTGGCTACTTGTACTCTGTATAATAATTGAGTTTATGGTCAAACTTACATTTTATCTTCCTTTTGCTTGCAGTCGTACTGGCCGAGTTGATTCACGCATATCTGGTCTTCACGGCATATCTCGTCGTCGTCTTCGCATTCATCAATGTCTACAagaagtattataatttaatcgatTCCAGTATCAAAGTATACATTATTATCGATGTGATctaatacattatataaaaggatttttagatataatttacaATCGATTACTTgcatagatattataaataatcgaTATGCATTGACTGCCAcgattttactaaaaaatatttgtaagctGTCAAAGCTGAGCTCGAAGTAATCGATAGTTAcagtaattacaataataaaattaattgtaaaactgATACGGCCAActacaacaaattggaattgaaaATTTctcataaatatgataaaaacgttatagttttattgcattgaatgctATAacatgtagtgctgttggtgtaccttaatgcaataaaaaaaaaataaacataattcataATAGACATAACAAgaggcgatagcttagttgggtgtggaacggactgccaagacgaatgtcggcaggttcaaatcccaagggcacacacctctgacttttctaaaatcatgtgtgtattctttgtgaatttatcgttcgctttaacggtgaaggaaaacatcgtgaggaaacctgcacatctgagaagttctctataggaatttcgaaggtgtgtgaagtctaccaatccgcactaggccagcgtggtggactaaggcctaatccctctcagtagtagaggaggcccatgctcagcagtgggcaagtatataatacagggctgatattattattataatagacatACCTTCACACCTTTCGGAGAGCGCGTTTATCTTAAATCCCGGAGGACAGTGCTTAGACGCAATGTCCTGGCAGTGGAATGCGCCATGAGTGTTTATGCAGAACTGAGATAGCTTGTTACAGTCGTCTTTGTGCAATGCGCATTCATCCACATCTGAAAAATACGTGGAAATGACGATTCTGTACGTTGCATTTCTTAAATTACGAGTCTGAGTAATACTGACGTATTACTTAGATTTCCAAGGAGCATGACCGGGGTTTCGCCATTCTAAGTAggtatttctataataatttcttattacgcgaatgttagacattgaaataaaactttacggattttaccgcggttatttatattattattttttctcgaCGTTTCGTTGTCCCCCTTCTCAGATCCCCCTTTATGATCACATAGTCCTCCCcatgactatgaaggctgcaaagtcttcaaaacgtcgggagaaaataggTATTTCTATTACACCAAGAGTGCCAGCTAATGCTTATAACTCATAAATAGTAATCTTAGACAAATCAATTGTTCTTGAAACAGATATCTCATAATTTACTTGCTCTAGATAAAAATTTAGATCCAAGCCATATTCACTACAtcttaaattaacattaaaacataatagttCACACTCTTGTCTACATTAAGAATATAATAGTAACCTTCACATTCCAAGGTAGCTCCCATTTTAAACCCTGTGGGACATTTATCCTCTGTTGGAGGGACGGGAGTGCTCCCAAGGTTTGAAGGGTCCCCTGCAACCCCACCACATTTGAACCCTCCTATCGTATTCTCGCATAGGTAAAATGGACATGGCGGATTTGGCAGTTTGCATTCGTTTATATCtggaacaaataataaaaaaatattgtatacaaattaGAAAGGTAAGAGAGACCGACGAACTGATAAAAGTTGCAGGAAGTCAAAGGAACCTTCCAAGAGGTTGTGGAAATTTTCGGGaactatgttcagcagtggatatttGCGGAGAatgttaaagaaataaagcacCAATACATCAGGCTGATATTACTAAAACCAGTTATCGCccgaatataattttgtaaacttgaaaatacatattctaaaaatattttttctattagcATCGATAacgtcaaatataataatatcttttccATTATAATCGATAATTAAAGTCAACTTTTAGTTGGCTTCTCTAATACTCCAAAAACTGACAAAACTCTTACCGTCGCAAACGTGGTTGATGATGTTTCTGGAGAAGCCTGGCGGACACTTTCCCCTGTCCTTATCCTTTTTGATTGGAATGCATTTGTATGAACCCTGGACGTTGGAACACTGTGTGCCGGGAAGGCAGACTTGGAGGTTTAGCTGGCATTCGTCGATATCTACAGATAAAACAGCTTTTTATGTATCGAATATGTAACTTAATTTAACCCAAAGTAAGATGAGGATTTTGAGGGTTTTAGCTATACCGATAGACCTTGGATTCTCCAATAATCTAAACCAaacttaatataacattattatcatAATGAGCGTTAGGTGCATCAATAACAATACCttatttgataaaaacaaacttcGGTTACATGTTTCAAAATCCCTGGTTATATATTAAATCACCGTTAACCGAGAGTAGCATCACCACCCATACCATTAGGCCTGTTCGCTCCTTCGTCCCCTCGACTTTAAAACATATGATACACAAGGaaactgtttatattttattaccttgACAAGACTTGCCATCAGCCATCAGTTCGTAGCCGCGTCGGCAAGAGCACATCACTTCCACGCCGTTGTCGTTGCACTTGTGCTGGCAAGGGTTGTGGGGCTTACACCTGTTCCTTATCACCTGGAAAGAAACATTATCTTTAGTTTTCTGCAAACTCTGCAGGACCTATGAATAGTAAACCAAAAATGTCGACCAAATTATCTGAGGATAccgaataatttcattttttaagcACCGCATAGACTCTACCAACTTGTTGACGAAACTAACTTCTCAACGCTTCTGTAAATCAAACGACTGTCGGTTTCCTAAGTGTCGACAATTCGACAACGTTTGCGCAGGACCAAAGCGTACCTTCTTGCAGTTCCTGCCGTCTGCCATGAGCATGTACCCAGGGTTGCACTCGCAGCGGTAAGAACCCGGCACTGGAATGCAGTGGTGCGCGCATAGCTCGTTCGGCGCGTAGTCTTCGCACAGAGACGCGATCACTGGAAACGAAGCATTAGCTTTTATAAtactactagcgacccgccccggcttcgcacgggtgcaatgctgatactaaatacactacaaaaaaactgtgaacgttgtatataaaaacatagcggcgcgctcttcgcacgggtataacataacaaaataacagtatttctccactatttaatggatgttattatacatataaaccttcctcttgaataactctatctattaaaataaaccgcatcaaaatctgttgcgtagttttaaagatttaagcatacaaagagaaagcgactttgttttatactatctAGTGATAGTGAGGTAAGTATTCACTGTAAAAATTATACGTCTATACCCTGATAATAATGGATCACGTGGGCTTGACCAGGGTACAACCCTTATCTGACGTCGAGTGACTCGAGtatgaatttcatattttttaccttCAAACTGCAAAgacttaaacaataattactttttccATCTTATCCTAATCCGTTTCCATGCCGACGCTTTCATGATAGATCGGAAACTATGTTTCTGTCAGCGATGTTCACACGATGctatgccggcataattattgtaacatatAAACTCACCCTTCACAGGCTTCCTCGTGACCACTACAGAATTGGTGGCTACCGTTTCGTTTTTATAACTCTCGTGTGCtgttttctgtaaataaaaaaacattatgggTCTGTTTCTCTGCCTAGGGTTCATCGCTCGTCactcaacattctattggatctcactccacttaccatcagctacAGTGGCGCCACTTTGTCGTGCATGAATAGAATAAAAAAGCCATATTGGTCCTTTAGCATCACaactaaattcatttataataattcaacGATTTATCGAAAAAAGTGCCAGATACCTCACAACACTGGATATAAGCATCATCAGCCAGTAACTCTTCAGACCCGTTGCCATCGGACCTTCGTTTACAAACATCAACGCCTCTTTCCTCCTTTGCATTTGAACCCTTCATGCATTCCTCACAGCATAGCtggaaaagttaataaaatgtcaatttataaatcatttacgGCAGATATCAACACGATCCTAACCGCTACCTTTGCATCGATAGCGAAAGCGACCCAATTACAAactgaaattaacaatttttagcCCGGAACAATTTATTCAGGCGGGTGAAGCCgtgtgcaaaagctagtatacaatAAGCTCGTACATtactttaacattattttacctttattttcTTCCTGTTCCACTAACACTCAGTTAAACTGACTTTGAAATAAGCCCAAGACACAGGCTATGCCAAGATTAGGTACCTTTGGAAATACCAGCAAAAATGTTAAACttatttaaagttaaagtttTGACTGCTTCCCGAACCCCGTGTCGTGCCAAAAAAATAAtggtgactgggtttttccatcttaaaaattactctgtCGCGCCTCGGAGTCGGCTGTGTGACACCCCTGTGCTTCTGGAAGCACATAAAGTCGTTGAtcctgcgcctaatctctcACCGATTaggtcggattgccgtctcaccggactatgaaagtgaaggtACAGAGAGTGCATTTATCTCCTGCCTACCTGACTGATTCACGTTGAGCTTAGgcaccgtggccgaaattcggctaggagggattatttattttaagtaaaattagaTATCTATAACTCGGTTTTTACTATAAACGATTCCATTTTAtacatttacccccttattcatagacgttatatatctaaggacggagcattgctgtgataagcCTGTTTcccaactttgtttatctgacagcttgctgtttgttcagcttatTTTAtatgacagccaactagattcaagttgtatctcaatattagccaatcacaacagccctatgtttactcactacgaaggctgccatgccgtcagcactgagaaacagacttgttatcacagcgaaGATAgaacttagataaataacgtctgtgAATAAGGGAGTTAGTTTTTAATCTTTTAGACACGGACTACGTGTAATAATCTTAAGAATAGATAACAGATATGCTATTGTTTAACTAATAATGCAGTGCTCGGATCAATAACATTATCGGCACACATGGCCGTAAATACTTCCAGgcgaaaataaacaaagcgtTATTAATAAAAGGGCTTCGAGGAATGCTTCGTAAAGATATACAGGGCCGCgagatatttttgtagtttacatTATAAAGTATGAATAAACTAATATAGAGCGATGAAACCTCTTTAAATTGCTTTGATCTAATAGTGTATAAGGGCTGTGAGGCCGCATCTGTTTTTCTTTGATAAATACCTGAACTTTGAAGAAAAAGGGCGATGTAGTAGCACATGTTGTATATTTTGGAATTACCAAATTGAGTTCAATACTCGTTAAATCAAAATGTATCATGTCATTGAATTGTATTAATGTTGTGACAAAGTGAGGGCGTGGTAAGGTTatcgctatctctttctcacgaaCGTAGCGTTAAGGCCAGTGATAGAACGTGACGTCAtagtttgttattatattttgacagCAACCCCTTTCACCAAATTTAAGTTttgtaactaatttattattgtatgaattttgaatactttttcagttagattttggatgacatacatttttgtaaaagGTACCTTATTTGAATCTATCCTTGTAATAGTGAACATTTCTATCAACATATGCAAAATCGAAATGACGCACAACAAGTTGCGCCACAACGGCGTATTTGACATTGACCGACATTGCGCGCATCCGGACAAAACActgataaagtaattataatgcATAATACGTAAGTGTGAATTCCACGGGACAATGATAAGTCTTTTTAATAGCTTCATGACAGACTTGGAGAACGTGGTATGACGTCACGTGCTATCGCGTCTGTTTTAGGGTACCGTAGTCTGAGACTAGACCTCAATATAATATAGGCCAACAAATGAACATGTGGGTCACCCCTgacatcaatatatatgtactacgtactagatctggcctTTCGAACACTGAATCTGTTCGACTCatctgtactgcaatccgtacacctgactttagtatgattacAACATTTACAGCGTGTGGTCATGTACGGAGCGGCACTCaaaatataagaactcgagtctaagtataaACTAGGTgtgaatacaaattattagtcaaataagtaaaattatttgttgttcaagtgaataaataggtaataatagtgacgttttgcttgccattttacttatactctatttaacGCGCTTTAGCACCGCgtgtttaaaaagtttggttagacgatgATTGATGTTTTaccgctgcagcgaactttagttctcaTTTCCATTTCctgattttgaacaaatagttcatatgtacgttcatgtctatagaatatacgtcactGATTCCTGTCCATAAATAGCCACATACTTAACTACGTAATTTGCACTTTTtatacggttcgagtaacttatggtaaagcGTAGTCTCATATTTTATAgacgcaatgttaaaattaccctgtataaaacatatttctacaGATAACCACAAAATCACACGCCGCCGAATTTCAAATCAAACATTAGGTTTCTAGGTAATTAGGTAAGTTATCTCTCTAAGATAACAATGTTTGCTTTACTAATCATACAG harbors:
- the LOC115441224 gene encoding fibrillin-3, which produces MWGLLCFVLVVFTRDSYGYIGDKMTETIQLCCNEGRTLARSHSYQDCSASQPVPAGVASDFESLCIIARAQCCREYFQKKRDCDTGIDIATSLKTCSSTKDSAKLCCEECMKGSNAKEERGVDVCKRRSDGNGSEELLADDAYIQCCEKTAHESYKNETVATNSVVVTRKPVKVIASLCEDYAPNELCAHHCIPVPGSYRCECNPGYMLMADGRNCKKVIRNRCKPHNPCQHKCNDNGVEVMCSCRRGYELMADGKSCQDIDECQLNLQVCLPGTQCSNVQGSYKCIPIKKDKDRGKCPPGFSRNIINHVCDDINECKLPNPPCPFYLCENTIGGFKCGGVAGDPSNLGSTPVPPTEDKCPTGFKMGATLECEDVDECALHKDDCNKLSQFCINTHGAFHCQDIASKHCPPGFKINALSERCEDIDECEDDDEICREDQICVNQLGQYDCKQKEDKITTSKPECPDGMRIQNGFCEDIDECKENTHLCDLHQSCLNTNGSYDCHCKYGYELDITTNRCVDINECATGQNDCLIGSQRCDNTVGSYLCIRITSCGTGYILHHSTGKCEDIDECALGTHNCLRAGPEYQCFNIPGSFRCVRRRPTTTPLPEYEYEYYDSEEEISGNQTGIDMKPPQPTPMPTTTTTTTTTKPTEPPTTQKTTTEVSTELTPAPTPDDRINNVVPVDFDKEKTDITYVDTKPSERPTTYQPETETTEKREPETPAPKENEIQPEIPYVDPKQPEFHPIPESTSEREDIEGPKYDYAPEDPVTPFAQPKPEERSESPIPIPETPPTKVPPRFDYGKPAPKEPEISNTIDPIPLPESPETTYRTPEGTSPQYPHTVLLNPGKEEAVVPGVKKEDGSVVIDTNNVPIDKWTKIDTRPAIECPPGFEKDNDACFDIDECASNTHSCSGLTESCRNTMGGYVCDCAPGFRRDLTTGACDIVTTSSTSTTSTTTSTLPPPTTTEKSKNFFWGYPDYRPPSRPFRPINLCDAGFHLNSQTGRCEDINECTNGQANCASVEICVNTEGGYRCECPPNWRLDEVRHRCMPIRVHGKFPPGYGNVPTYPATNTKTPVNKTPNPKVPVVTHVDQGSVFKCPWGYKLNDDNTCQDIDECATGEAKCGRIQICTNQPGGYTCSCPPGHRLVGDHECEDVDECVVAGRMPICSQNADCLNTVGSYQCRCHKGFRSAPVNDKVCVDVDECTEARAGTLCQQRCNNVWGSYRCSCHRGYRLNPDNKTCSDIDECVEFKSNVPCVGRCLNEPGSYRCACPGGYRLSEDKRSCIDIDECETGIASCAKSGVFGGTSHICLNTRGSYRCHRISCPPGYRLESKHRCKKIETLCSPGDWNCTHQPTSISYNFITFVSKLYIPDSKVNLFTMRGPGWPNARMKFVLRLINVDAPPSVRDKADIKAFLLIQNNTEAAMSLVRPLEGPQSIELELSMELYSRDQFGGIAVAKIFIYVSEYEF